A genomic stretch from Desulfotignum balticum DSM 7044 includes:
- the rpoB gene encoding DNA-directed RNA polymerase subunit beta, whose product MTDSLLTNKRIRKEFGSKRKIIDIPDLIGMQRNSFESFLQRETLPAEREEKGLHAVFKSVFPIKDFTDTASLEYVSYSFGEAKHSMKECISRGMTYDIPVNIRVRLVVYDHDKDTGNATIRDIKEQEIYFGTIPLMTRKGTFIINGTERAVVSQLHRSSGVFFDHDKGKNYSTGKIIYNARIIPVRGSWIDMEIDAKDIINIRIDRRRKFPVSILFKAFGYSSEDILDFFYRKERIVKKEGSFFKEFVPDNLVRQRASYDILSPETGDVVVKQGRIFTKRALKQLADEGLTFIPVTIEDLMQKAFARDIQDPDSGSVLFKAGEMIEEDTFEILENHGISDFHILHVDSRSSDAMRKTLVSDKVQSREVALMDIYRRLRPGNPATIEVAQDFIDHLFFRQAYYDLSKVGRLKMNLRLGVDTMLDVKTLRKEDVLLTAATLIELKDTQGQVDDIDHLGNRRVRAVGELLENHYRIGLIRMERAIKEKMSMQEVDAMMPHDLVNPKPVSAVVREFFGTSQLSQFMDQTNPLSETTHKRRLSALGPGGLTRERAGFEVRDVHPSHYGRICPIETPEGPNIGLIVSLCTYARVNDFGFIETPFRLVNDSVASKTIQHLSAFEEKDHPIAQANAPLDTGGRFINPTVSARVAGEFELVPPDVVKYMDVSPNQLVSVSAALIPFLENDDANRALMGSNMQRQAVPLIRSEAPLVGTGMESVVARDSGVTIVADYDGIVVDVDAKRIVVRNDDESKGFDKAVSIYNCIKFVRSNQNTCFNHRPIVDKGDRVKKGQVIADGPSTEMGELALGKNVTVAFMPWDGYNYEDSILVSERLVKDGVYTSIHVEEFEVLARDTKLGKEEITRDIPNVGEDALKNLDDSGIIRLGAEVFPGDILVGKITPKGETQLSPEEKLLRAIFGEKAGDVKDTSLTVPPGVSGKVIDAKVFSRRGLPKDDRTRLIEDEEIERLEKDRDDEIRIISLVAREKVELILDGHKVAADLEKSGKKQIKKGDTIVPGMLEGIPVSFLVHLSVEDAVMTEKAQQILEQAQEQIKKAREHFNRQVSRFEKGDDLPPGVLKLIKISVAMERVLSVGDKMAGRHGNKGVVSRILRVEDLPYFADGRPVDMVLNPLGVPSRMNVGQILEIHLGQAAFGLGQQINEMIEEKRMDALRDKVKSIFSLTEKQKADDIEDVLAKRIDGMQDHELLEFASLYKNGVHTATPVFDGATEDEIKDLLDMSGYQRSGQSTLYDGRTGEPFHTPVTVGTMYMLKLHHLVDDKLHARSIGPYSLVTQQPLGGKAQFGGQRLGEMEVWAMEAYGAAHALQEFLTVKSDDMVGRTRMYEKIVKGQSVLEPGMPESFRVLIKELNSLGLDMNLIEGNK is encoded by the coding sequence ATGACCGATAGTCTTTTGACCAACAAGCGTATCCGAAAAGAATTCGGCAGCAAGCGGAAAATTATTGATATACCGGATCTGATCGGTATGCAGCGCAATTCTTTCGAAAGCTTCTTACAACGTGAAACTCTGCCCGCAGAACGTGAAGAAAAAGGGCTGCATGCGGTATTTAAATCGGTTTTCCCCATCAAGGATTTCACCGATACTGCTTCCCTGGAATATGTGTCATATTCTTTCGGTGAAGCCAAGCATTCCATGAAGGAATGCATCAGCAGAGGGATGACCTACGATATTCCCGTCAACATCCGGGTTCGACTGGTGGTGTATGATCATGACAAAGACACAGGGAATGCCACCATTCGTGATATCAAAGAGCAGGAAATTTATTTCGGCACCATTCCTTTGATGACCCGTAAGGGCACATTTATCATCAATGGTACTGAAAGAGCGGTTGTGAGCCAGTTGCACCGTTCTTCCGGTGTTTTCTTTGACCATGACAAGGGAAAGAATTACTCCACAGGAAAAATTATCTACAACGCCAGAATCATTCCGGTGAGAGGGTCATGGATCGATATGGAAATCGATGCCAAAGACATCATCAATATCCGGATCGACCGGCGCAGAAAATTTCCGGTTTCCATTCTGTTCAAGGCATTTGGCTACAGCAGCGAAGACATATTGGATTTCTTTTACCGGAAAGAGCGCATTGTTAAAAAGGAAGGCTCGTTTTTTAAGGAGTTTGTTCCTGACAACCTGGTTCGGCAGCGGGCCAGTTACGATATCCTGTCACCTGAGACCGGGGATGTGGTTGTAAAACAGGGAAGAATCTTTACAAAACGGGCTTTGAAGCAATTGGCGGACGAGGGATTGACCTTTATTCCGGTTACGATCGAAGATCTGATGCAAAAAGCGTTTGCCCGGGATATCCAGGACCCGGACAGCGGAAGTGTTCTGTTCAAAGCCGGTGAAATGATCGAAGAAGATACTTTTGAGATTCTTGAAAATCACGGAATATCAGATTTTCATATTCTGCATGTGGATTCCAGAAGTTCCGATGCCATGAGAAAAACTCTGGTGAGTGACAAAGTACAATCCAGAGAAGTGGCGCTGATGGATATTTATCGCCGGTTACGCCCGGGAAATCCGGCAACCATTGAAGTGGCCCAGGATTTTATTGATCATTTGTTTTTCCGTCAGGCTTATTATGACCTTTCCAAAGTCGGACGTCTGAAAATGAATCTGCGCCTGGGCGTGGATACCATGCTGGATGTAAAAACCCTTCGGAAAGAAGATGTACTGCTGACAGCCGCAACCCTGATCGAACTCAAAGATACCCAGGGGCAGGTGGATGATATCGACCATCTGGGCAACCGTCGGGTGCGTGCCGTCGGGGAATTGCTGGAAAATCATTATCGCATCGGGCTCATCCGTATGGAGCGGGCCATCAAAGAAAAAATGAGCATGCAGGAAGTCGATGCCATGATGCCCCACGATCTGGTGAACCCCAAACCGGTCTCAGCCGTGGTCAGAGAATTCTTTGGTACGTCCCAGCTGTCCCAGTTCATGGATCAGACCAATCCATTGTCTGAAACGACGCATAAACGCCGGTTGTCCGCCCTGGGACCCGGCGGATTGACGCGGGAGCGTGCGGGATTTGAGGTCAGGGATGTTCATCCGTCTCATTACGGACGTATCTGTCCCATTGAAACGCCGGAAGGTCCTAACATCGGTTTGATCGTGTCTTTGTGTACCTATGCCCGGGTCAATGATTTCGGATTCATAGAAACGCCTTTCCGTCTGGTGAATGATTCGGTGGCCAGCAAAACCATTCAGCATTTGAGCGCGTTCGAGGAAAAAGACCACCCCATTGCCCAGGCCAATGCACCGCTGGATACGGGTGGCCGGTTTATCAACCCGACCGTATCCGCCCGGGTGGCCGGTGAGTTTGAGTTGGTTCCCCCGGATGTGGTCAAGTACATGGATGTGTCTCCGAATCAGCTGGTATCTGTGTCGGCTGCTTTGATTCCATTTTTGGAAAACGACGATGCCAACCGGGCGCTGATGGGATCCAACATGCAGCGTCAGGCCGTGCCGCTGATTCGCAGCGAAGCGCCTCTGGTGGGTACGGGTATGGAAAGTGTGGTGGCCAGAGATTCAGGCGTCACCATTGTTGCGGATTATGACGGCATTGTGGTGGATGTGGATGCCAAGCGCATCGTGGTCAGAAATGACGATGAAAGCAAAGGGTTCGATAAAGCAGTATCCATATATAATTGTATCAAATTTGTCCGTTCCAATCAAAATACCTGTTTCAACCATCGGCCCATTGTGGACAAAGGGGACCGGGTGAAAAAAGGCCAGGTGATCGCGGATGGGCCCTCCACGGAAATGGGTGAACTGGCGTTGGGAAAAAATGTCACTGTGGCATTCATGCCCTGGGATGGATACAATTATGAGGATTCCATTCTGGTGAGTGAACGTCTGGTGAAAGACGGAGTTTATACATCCATCCATGTGGAAGAGTTCGAAGTTCTTGCCCGGGATACCAAACTGGGTAAAGAAGAGATTACCCGGGATATTCCCAACGTGGGAGAAGACGCGCTGAAAAATCTGGATGACAGCGGTATTATTCGTCTCGGCGCGGAAGTGTTTCCCGGAGATATTCTGGTGGGCAAGATTACACCCAAGGGGGAAACCCAGCTGTCTCCGGAAGAAAAACTGCTTCGGGCCATATTCGGAGAAAAAGCCGGAGATGTCAAAGACACCTCGTTGACGGTCCCGCCCGGGGTCAGTGGCAAAGTGATCGATGCCAAGGTGTTTTCCAGAAGAGGTCTGCCCAAGGATGATCGCACCCGGCTCATTGAGGATGAGGAAATTGAACGCCTGGAAAAAGACCGGGATGATGAGATCCGGATTATTTCCCTGGTAGCCAGAGAAAAAGTGGAATTGATCCTGGACGGACACAAGGTGGCGGCAGATCTGGAAAAATCCGGAAAAAAACAGATAAAAAAGGGAGATACCATCGTACCCGGCATGCTGGAAGGAATTCCGGTATCGTTTCTGGTGCACCTGTCTGTGGAAGATGCCGTAATGACGGAAAAGGCCCAGCAGATTCTGGAACAGGCCCAGGAACAGATCAAAAAAGCCAGAGAACATTTTAATCGACAGGTTTCCCGATTTGAAAAAGGGGATGATCTGCCCCCGGGGGTTTTGAAATTGATCAAAATCAGCGTGGCCATGGAGCGGGTGCTGTCTGTGGGTGATAAAATGGCCGGCCGGCATGGGAATAAAGGGGTGGTCTCCCGGATTCTGCGTGTGGAGGATCTGCCGTATTTTGCCGACGGACGTCCCGTGGACATGGTGCTCAATCCGTTGGGAGTCCCTTCCCGTATGAATGTCGGTCAGATTTTGGAAATTCATCTGGGTCAGGCTGCGTTCGGTTTAGGACAGCAGATCAATGAAATGATCGAAGAAAAACGTATGGATGCGCTTCGGGACAAAGTAAAAAGTATCTTTTCTTTGACCGAAAAACAGAAAGCCGATGATATTGAAGATGTGCTGGCCAAACGGATTGACGGCATGCAGGACCATGAGTTGCTTGAGTTTGCCTCTCTGTATAAGAACGGCGTTCATACTGCCACGCCGGTATTTGACGGTGCCACGGAAGATGAAATCAAGGATCTGCTTGACATGTCCGGATATCAGCGTTCCGGTCAATCGACGCTTTATGACGGCAGAACCGGTGAACCTTTTCATACACCGGTTACTGTGGGAACCATGTACATGCTTAAACTGCATCATCTGGTGGATGATAAACTGCATGCACGGTCCATCGGTCCCTATTCCCTGGTCACTCAGCAGCCTCTGGGCGGTAAGGCTCAGTTCGGCGGGCAGCGCTTAGGTGAGATGGAAGTCTGGGCCATGGAAGCCTATGGTGCGGCCCATGCGCTTCAGGAGTTTCTCACGGTCAAATCCGACGATATGGTGGGTAGAACCCGTATGTATGAAAAGATCGTCAAAGGCCAGAGTGTACTGGAGCCGGGCATGCCTGAATCATTTAGAGTCTTGATCAAAGAGCTCAATAGTCTGGGTTTGGATATGAATCTTATAGAAGGCAACAAATAA
- the rpsG gene encoding 30S ribosomal protein S7 produces the protein MAQKYIISENLTKNATQEQKLAAKFVNCVMKNGKKNAARKVVTTALLIAEEKVGEPALDVFKKAVDNIRPAVEVKSRRIGGSTYQVPTDINPARQTALAFRWLINFSRGRSEKGFEKKLAAELMDAYNQRGGAMKKKEDTHKMAEANKAFAHFRW, from the coding sequence ATGGCACAGAAATATATCATAAGTGAAAATTTGACGAAAAATGCCACGCAGGAACAAAAGCTTGCGGCTAAATTCGTGAACTGCGTGATGAAAAACGGCAAAAAAAATGCGGCACGGAAAGTTGTGACTACGGCCCTGCTGATCGCCGAGGAAAAAGTGGGTGAGCCGGCTCTGGATGTATTTAAAAAAGCAGTGGACAATATTCGTCCGGCTGTGGAAGTCAAATCCAGACGAATCGGTGGATCCACCTATCAGGTGCCCACAGATATCAATCCGGCCCGGCAGACCGCTCTGGCTTTCAGATGGTTGATCAATTTCAGCCGGGGGCGCTCCGAAAAAGGGTTTGAAAAAAAGCTGGCTGCTGAACTGATGGATGCATATAATCAGCGGGGCGGTGCCATGAAAAAGAAAGAAGATACTCACAAGATGGCAGAGGCCAACAAGGCATTTGCTCATTTCAGGTGGTAA
- the rpsJ gene encoding 30S ribosomal protein S10 has product MLKTKIRIRLKAYDHKLLDQSSMDIVDTARKTGARIVGPVPLPTRINKFTVLRSPHVNKKSREQFEIRTHKRMLDILEPTQQTVDALMKLDLSPGVDVEIKL; this is encoded by the coding sequence ATGCTGAAAACAAAAATAAGAATTCGGCTCAAGGCTTATGATCATAAGCTGCTGGACCAGTCCTCTATGGATATTGTTGATACGGCAAGGAAAACCGGTGCCAGAATAGTGGGGCCGGTTCCTCTTCCCACCCGGATCAACAAGTTTACGGTTTTGCGCTCACCCCATGTCAATAAAAAGTCACGGGAACAGTTTGAAATTCGGACCCATAAAAGGATGCTGGACATTCTGGAGCCCACTCAACAGACGGTAGACGCCTTGATGAAACTGGATTTGTCACCGGGCGTCGATGTGGAAATAAAGTTATAG
- the tuf gene encoding elongation factor Tu produces MAKEKFERKKPHVNIGTIGHIDHGKTTLTAAITKHAGLKGHGTYVPFDEIDKAPEERERGITIATAHVEYETDARHYAHVDCPGHADYIKNMITGAAQMDGAILVVSADDGPMPQTREHILLARQVGVPRIVVFLNKCDMVDDEELIELVEMELQELLDSYDFPGDETPIIRGSALKALESDDPDSDEAKPIFELLSTLDSYVPEPERDMDKPFLMPIEDVFSISGRGTVVTGRIDRGVIKPGDEIELVGIRDTAKTVCTGVEMFRKLLDQGQAGDNVGLLLRGTKRDQVERGQVVAKPGTITPHTKFKAEMYALSKEEGGRHTPFFTGYRPQFFFRTTDVTGVLTLEEGVEMIMPGDNATINVELIAPIAMEKELRFAVREGGRTVGAGVIAEIFE; encoded by the coding sequence ATGGCTAAGGAGAAATTTGAGCGGAAAAAGCCGCATGTAAACATTGGAACCATTGGTCACATCGACCATGGCAAGACCACGCTGACCGCTGCAATCACCAAGCATGCCGGATTGAAAGGGCACGGGACATACGTTCCGTTCGATGAGATTGACAAAGCTCCGGAAGAAAGAGAGCGGGGAATTACCATTGCCACCGCCCATGTGGAATATGAAACTGATGCGCGTCATTATGCCCATGTGGATTGTCCGGGCCATGCCGACTATATCAAAAACATGATCACCGGTGCTGCCCAGATGGACGGGGCGATTCTGGTTGTGTCCGCAGATGACGGTCCCATGCCCCAGACCCGGGAGCATATTCTTTTGGCCCGCCAGGTCGGGGTGCCCAGAATTGTTGTATTTTTAAACAAATGCGACATGGTGGATGATGAGGAATTGATCGAGCTGGTGGAAATGGAACTTCAGGAGCTGCTGGATTCCTATGATTTTCCCGGTGATGAGACGCCGATTATCCGTGGATCTGCATTGAAAGCGCTGGAGAGCGATGATCCGGACAGTGACGAAGCCAAGCCGATTTTTGAGTTGCTCAGCACATTGGATTCTTACGTGCCGGAACCGGAACGGGATATGGACAAGCCGTTTCTGATGCCCATTGAGGATGTGTTCTCCATTTCCGGTCGGGGTACGGTTGTGACCGGTCGTATTGATCGCGGCGTGATCAAACCGGGTGATGAGATTGAACTGGTGGGGATTCGTGATACTGCCAAGACCGTGTGTACCGGTGTTGAGATGTTCAGAAAGCTGCTGGATCAGGGACAGGCGGGAGACAACGTTGGGTTGCTGCTGCGGGGAACCAAACGGGACCAGGTGGAAAGAGGCCAGGTGGTGGCAAAGCCGGGTACCATTACGCCCCATACCAAGTTCAAAGCGGAAATGTATGCATTGAGCAAGGAAGAAGGGGGACGTCATACCCCGTTTTTTACCGGGTACCGGCCTCAGTTTTTCTTCAGAACCACGGATGTGACCGGTGTGCTGACCCTGGAAGAAGGCGTTGAAATGATCATGCCGGGCGACAATGCCACCATTAATGTGGAGCTGATTGCTCCCATCGCCATGGAAAAAGAACTGCGGTTTGCCGTGCGGGAAGGCGGTCGTACCGTGGGCGCCGGCGTCATCGCTGAAATTTTTGAATAA
- the rpsL gene encoding 30S ribosomal protein S12: MPTINQLVRKSRKKAEEKVSTPALKGGPQKRGVCTRVYTSTPKKPNSALRKVARVRLTTGMEVAAYIPGMGHNLQEHSVVLVRGGRVKDLPGVRYHIVRGALDTLGVDDRRQGRSKYGAKRPK, from the coding sequence ATGCCGACCATTAATCAGTTGGTTCGAAAAAGTAGAAAAAAAGCTGAGGAAAAGGTGAGTACGCCTGCTTTGAAAGGTGGGCCGCAGAAACGAGGAGTTTGTACCAGGGTGTATACATCAACGCCTAAAAAACCGAACTCCGCCTTGAGAAAAGTGGCAAGAGTCAGATTGACGACCGGGATGGAAGTTGCGGCGTACATTCCGGGCATGGGGCACAACCTTCAGGAGCACTCGGTGGTGCTGGTAAGAGGTGGCAGGGTCAAAGACCTTCCAGGTGTCCGGTACCATATCGTCCGAGGGGCGCTGGATACCCTGGGTGTGGATGACAGGCGGCAGGGCCGTTCCAAATACGGTGCCAAAAGGCCCAAGTAA
- the rpoC gene encoding DNA-directed RNA polymerase subunit beta', with protein sequence MDNIYDFFAKPKDPKIYQGVQISLASSDQIREWSHGEIKKPETINYRTFKPERDGLFCAKVFGPTKDYECNCGKYKRMKHRGVVCEKCGVEVIQSKVRRERMAHIELASPVSHIWFLKSLPSKIGNALDLTLKSLEKVLYFDSYIVMDPKDTGLKKYQLLSDDQYYEAFETFGEEAFVAGIGAEAILTLLDELDLQSIHDTLKEEINLTKSVAKQQKMAKRLKVISAFLTSGIEPSRMIMTACPILPPDLRPLVPLEGGRFATSDLNDLYRRVLNRNNRLKRLVDLNAPDIIVRNEKRMLQESVDVLFDNGRHGRVVTGTNKRPLKSLSDTLKGKQGRFRQNLLGKRVDYSGRTVITVGSELRLHQCGIPKKMALELFKPFIYNYLEQKGLVSTVKSAKKMVEKEENEVWDALESVVKEYPVMLNRAPTLHRLGFQAFEPVLIEGKAIQLHPLVCPAFNADFDGDQMAVHVPLSLEALLEARVMMLSTNNILSPANGQPIIVPTQDIVLGIYYMTRAVSSQKGEGSIFSSIEEVRYAFDAGSLALHAKIKVRIDGEIYDTTTGRILLWETIPGDTLLSLTRIRTESEESCEAALAELKAGKPFDDVLKKYSDDEIKKTLGKTELLTRKEFKNLFQVSDVVVEQLFGLKLGQFTDVRMVGDRFTVFKVDERKTTLPFKLVNKLMDKGSIVNLIDYAYRNIGLKETVVLSDRLKDIGYKYSTLGGLSICVDDMIIPKQKWDIVSAAENNVLEIKNQYAEGLITQGEKYNKVVDIWAQATDDIANAMMEVMKNPTGAKNIEALEGLNAVYVMADSGARGSKDQMRQLAGMRGLMAKPSGEIIENPITACFREGLTVLQYFISTHGARKGLADTALKTANSGYLTRRLADVGQDCTIIEEDCGTINGIEVEALYEGGEVIQTLGERILGRVIQEDVKDPYSDDFIVGVDTELTEMHVAKIEAAGVQKVKIRSVLTCNSKHGVCSKCYGRDLAHGDTVEIGQAIGIVAAQSIGEPGTQLTMRTFHIGGTASRKVEVAEVKARVGGILKYNETLQTVTTAGNDIIVMNRKGGGVTIVGEDGRERARETVIYGATLQAKDGQFVEPGEIIASWDPFTTPIITEVSGRVRFSDIEIGNTVQEQIDPVTGKVSRTITDGKDSETRPRITLRDASGKAVKLPSSNAAARYYLPVNAILTVEEDDHVLAGDVIAKLPRATTKTKDITGGLPRVAELFEVRKPKDPTILSEIDGTVSVSKGTKGRQKVTVTPSDVGEKKEYAIPKGQHVTVYDGDFIKAGDPLLAGSANPQDIMNIKGEVALAKYLVDEVQEVYRLQGVRINDKHIEVVIRQMMRRVKVVSTGDTNFIPDEQVDRVVFEETNREVAMKGGEPAKGEPLILGITKASLSTDSFLSAASFQETTKVLTLAAIEAKYDGLKGLKENVVMGRLIPAGTGFPGYQNVEVGLGEAVNL encoded by the coding sequence TTGGATAATATATACGATTTCTTCGCAAAACCAAAAGATCCCAAGATTTATCAGGGTGTTCAGATCAGCCTTGCCTCTTCCGACCAGATTAGAGAGTGGTCCCATGGGGAGATCAAAAAACCGGAAACCATTAATTACCGGACGTTCAAACCGGAGCGGGACGGATTGTTCTGCGCCAAGGTTTTCGGACCCACCAAGGATTACGAATGTAACTGCGGCAAGTACAAACGCATGAAACACCGGGGCGTGGTGTGTGAAAAATGCGGGGTGGAAGTCATTCAGTCCAAGGTGAGGCGTGAGCGCATGGCTCACATCGAGCTGGCATCTCCGGTCTCCCATATCTGGTTTTTAAAAAGTCTTCCTTCCAAGATCGGTAATGCGCTGGATCTGACGTTGAAGAGTCTGGAGAAAGTACTGTATTTTGATTCCTATATTGTGATGGATCCCAAGGATACCGGCTTGAAAAAATACCAGCTTTTATCAGATGATCAGTATTACGAAGCCTTTGAAACATTCGGAGAAGAAGCGTTCGTAGCTGGGATCGGAGCGGAGGCGATTTTGACACTTTTGGATGAACTGGATCTTCAGAGCATCCATGATACACTCAAAGAAGAGATCAATCTCACCAAATCAGTGGCCAAACAGCAAAAAATGGCCAAACGGCTCAAGGTGATTTCCGCTTTTCTGACTTCCGGAATCGAACCCTCGCGCATGATCATGACGGCCTGCCCCATACTGCCGCCGGATCTTCGGCCGCTGGTTCCCCTGGAAGGGGGACGGTTTGCCACGTCTGATCTCAATGACCTGTACCGCCGGGTCCTGAACCGGAACAACCGTCTCAAACGTCTGGTGGATCTGAACGCACCCGATATCATTGTCAGAAACGAAAAACGCATGCTCCAGGAATCGGTGGATGTACTGTTCGACAACGGGCGGCATGGCCGGGTTGTCACGGGGACCAATAAACGACCGCTCAAATCGTTGAGTGACACGCTCAAGGGGAAACAGGGCCGGTTCCGCCAGAACCTACTGGGAAAACGGGTGGACTATTCCGGGCGTACCGTGATTACGGTGGGGTCTGAACTGCGGCTTCATCAGTGCGGTATTCCCAAAAAGATGGCTCTGGAGCTTTTCAAACCGTTTATTTATAACTATCTGGAGCAAAAAGGGCTGGTTTCCACGGTAAAAAGTGCCAAAAAGATGGTGGAAAAGGAAGAAAATGAAGTCTGGGATGCACTGGAATCGGTGGTCAAGGAATATCCGGTGATGCTCAACCGGGCGCCGACCCTGCATCGCCTCGGGTTCCAGGCATTTGAGCCGGTACTCATCGAAGGAAAGGCCATTCAGCTGCATCCTCTGGTCTGTCCGGCATTCAACGCGGATTTTGATGGAGACCAGATGGCGGTGCATGTGCCCTTGTCTCTGGAAGCTCTTCTGGAAGCCCGGGTGATGATGCTTTCCACCAACAATATTTTGTCACCGGCCAATGGACAGCCCATTATCGTGCCCACCCAGGATATTGTACTGGGCATTTATTATATGACCCGGGCCGTGTCGAGCCAGAAAGGGGAAGGCAGTATTTTTTCCTCCATCGAAGAAGTCCGGTATGCGTTTGACGCCGGCTCTCTGGCACTTCATGCCAAAATAAAGGTCCGGATCGACGGGGAAATTTATGATACCACCACCGGCCGGATTCTGCTGTGGGAAACCATCCCCGGTGATACCCTTTTGTCTTTGACCCGGATCCGGACCGAATCCGAAGAATCGTGCGAAGCGGCGCTGGCGGAACTGAAAGCCGGCAAACCCTTTGACGACGTATTGAAAAAATATTCCGATGACGAGATCAAAAAGACGCTTGGCAAAACCGAGTTGTTGACCCGTAAGGAATTTAAAAATCTGTTTCAGGTATCGGATGTGGTGGTCGAGCAGTTGTTCGGGCTGAAGCTGGGCCAGTTCACGGATGTCCGGATGGTCGGTGACCGGTTCACTGTTTTCAAAGTGGATGAACGGAAAACCACGTTGCCGTTCAAACTGGTAAACAAGCTCATGGACAAAGGATCCATTGTCAATCTGATCGATTATGCCTACCGGAATATCGGGTTGAAGGAAACCGTGGTTCTGTCCGACCGGCTCAAGGATATCGGATATAAATATTCCACTTTGGGCGGGTTGTCCATCTGTGTGGATGACATGATCATACCGAAACAGAAATGGGATATCGTATCCGCAGCGGAAAATAATGTTCTTGAGATCAAAAATCAGTATGCAGAAGGATTGATCACCCAGGGTGAGAAATACAACAAGGTGGTGGATATCTGGGCCCAGGCCACCGATGATATTGCCAATGCCATGATGGAAGTGATGAAAAATCCCACCGGTGCCAAGAATATTGAAGCCCTGGAAGGGCTGAATGCGGTGTACGTCATGGCGGATTCCGGGGCCCGTGGGTCCAAGGATCAGATGCGGCAGCTGGCCGGGATGCGGGGACTGATGGCCAAACCGTCCGGTGAGATCATTGAAAATCCCATTACCGCCTGCTTCCGGGAAGGGCTGACCGTGCTCCAGTATTTTATTTCCACCCATGGGGCCCGAAAAGGTCTGGCAGATACCGCTCTGAAAACAGCCAACTCCGGTTATCTGACCCGGCGGCTGGCTGATGTGGGACAGGATTGTACCATTATTGAAGAAGACTGCGGTACCATCAACGGAATTGAGGTGGAGGCATTGTACGAAGGCGGAGAAGTCATTCAAACGCTGGGAGAAAGGATTCTGGGCCGGGTGATTCAGGAAGATGTCAAAGATCCTTATTCCGATGACTTCATTGTGGGTGTGGATACGGAATTAACGGAAATGCACGTGGCAAAAATTGAAGCAGCCGGGGTTCAGAAGGTAAAAATCAGGTCGGTGCTGACCTGTAATTCAAAACACGGAGTCTGTTCCAAATGTTACGGCCGGGATCTTGCCCACGGCGACACGGTTGAGATCGGACAGGCCATCGGAATTGTGGCGGCCCAGTCCATCGGAGAACCCGGAACCCAGTTGACCATGCGGACCTTCCACATCGGCGGAACCGCTTCCAGAAAAGTGGAAGTTGCCGAGGTCAAGGCCCGGGTCGGCGGGATTCTCAAATACAATGAAACACTTCAGACCGTGACCACTGCGGGAAATGACATCATTGTCATGAACCGAAAAGGGGGCGGGGTCACCATTGTGGGTGAAGATGGCCGGGAACGGGCCAGGGAAACAGTTATTTACGGCGCCACACTGCAAGCCAAAGACGGTCAGTTCGTTGAGCCCGGTGAAATCATTGCCAGCTGGGATCCGTTTACCACCCCCATTATTACAGAAGTATCCGGTCGGGTCCGGTTTTCGGATATTGAAATCGGCAATACCGTTCAGGAACAGATCGACCCGGTAACCGGTAAGGTCAGCCGGACCATTACCGATGGCAAAGATTCTGAAACCCGTCCCCGCATTACATTGCGGGATGCCAGCGGAAAAGCTGTGAAATTGCCTTCTTCCAATGCCGCAGCCCGGTATTATCTGCCGGTCAATGCTATTTTAACCGTGGAGGAAGATGACCATGTTCTGGCAGGAGATGTGATTGCCAAGCTCCCCAGAGCAACTACCAAAACCAAGGATATCACCGGTGGTCTGCCACGGGTGGCAGAACTGTTTGAGGTGAGGAAACCCAAAGATCCCACTATTTTATCGGAAATAGACGGTACCGTCAGTGTGTCCAAAGGAACCAAAGGCCGGCAGAAAGTGACGGTAACACCGTCCGATGTGGGTGAGAAAAAAGAATATGCCATTCCCAAGGGGCAGCATGTCACCGTTTACGACGGAGATTTCATCAAAGCAGGGGATCCGCTGCTCGCCGGCAGTGCAAACCCTCAGGATATCATGAATATCAAGGGGGAGGTGGCTTTGGCCAAATATCTGGTGGATGAGGTCCAGGAAGTGTATCGCCTGCAAGGGGTCCGCATCAATGACAAGCATATTGAAGTGGTGATCCGTCAGATGATGCGTCGGGTCAAGGTGGTGTCCACGGGTGATACCAATTTTATCCCGGATGAACAGGTGGACCGCGTTGTATTCGAGGAAACCAACCGCGAGGTGGCAATGAAGGGCGGAGAACCGGCCAAAGGTGAACCCCTGATTTTAGGGATTACCAAGGCCTCTTTGTCTACAGACAGTTTTCTGTCTGCAGCATCGTTCCAGGAAACTACCAAGGTACTGACTCTGGCCGCCATCGAAGCCAAATATGATGGACTCAAGGGGTTGAAAGAGAACGTGGTAATGGGACGGTTGATCCCTGCCGGTACCGGTTTCCCGGGCTATCAAAATGTGGAGGTCGGCTTGGGAGAGGCTGTGAATTTGTAA